From the genome of Alphaproteobacteria bacterium, one region includes:
- the pstB gene encoding phosphate ABC transporter ATP-binding protein PstB, whose translation MSEVIEAGAPEIEPTPAPTKVKADKVDVFYAEKQALFGVSLDVLENQVTALIGPSGCGKSTFLRCINRMNDTIPICRVTGDIAIDDQDIYDPAIDVVQLRARVGMVFQKPNPFPKSIYENVAYGPRIHGMAQGKADLDDLVESSLQRAGLWNEVKDRLGEPGTGLSGGQQQRLCIARAIAVNPDVILMDEPCSALDPIATARIEELMDELRQNYTIVIVTHSMQQAARVSQRTAFFHLGYLVESGATEMIFTNPADERTQDYITGRFG comes from the coding sequence ATGAGCGAAGTAATCGAAGCGGGGGCGCCCGAAATCGAACCGACGCCCGCCCCCACAAAGGTGAAGGCGGACAAAGTCGACGTTTTCTATGCGGAGAAACAGGCGCTGTTCGGTGTCTCGCTCGACGTTCTGGAGAACCAGGTCACCGCGCTGATCGGGCCTTCGGGCTGCGGCAAATCCACCTTCCTGCGCTGCATCAACCGTATGAACGACACCATCCCGATCTGCCGCGTGACCGGCGACATCGCGATCGACGATCAGGACATTTACGACCCGGCCATCGATGTCGTGCAGCTGCGCGCCCGGGTGGGCATGGTCTTTCAGAAACCCAATCCGTTTCCGAAATCGATCTACGAGAATGTCGCCTATGGCCCGCGGATCCACGGCATGGCCCAGGGCAAGGCCGACCTCGATGATCTCGTCGAGTCGAGCCTGCAGCGCGCCGGCCTGTGGAACGAGGTCAAGGACCGCCTGGGCGAGCCCGGGACGGGCCTGTCGGGCGGCCAGCAACAGCGCCTGTGTATCGCCCGTGCGATCGCCGTGAACCCCGATGTCATCCTGATGGACGAGCCCTGCTCGGCGCTCGATCCGATCGCCACCGCGCGTATCGAGGAACTGATGGACGAGCTGCGCCAGAACTACACGATCGTGATCGTGACCCATTCAATGCAACAGGCAGCCCGGGTCAGCCAACGCACCGCTTTCTTCCATCTCGGCTATCTCGTCGAGTCTGGTGCCACCGAAATGATCTTCACCAATCCGGCAGACGAACGCACCCAGGACTACATCACGGGGCGGTTCGGCTAG
- the phoU gene encoding phosphate signaling complex protein PhoU — protein sequence MSTDHIVTSFDEELSRLSDLLSRMGGLAESQLENSIEALQKRDSSLAESAIENDRRIDQLHVEVDELAIRLLALRQPMATDLRHIVTALKVAPIVERIGDYSKNVAKRTIALNQMPPVKPLFTIPRMGRLVREMIKDVLDAFSNNDVAMAREVWVRDKEVDDMYDSLFRELLTYMMEDARNITACTHLLFVARNIERIGDLATNIAELIHYQVEGRALDEDRPKADEASVTVVEPS from the coding sequence ATGAGCACCGACCATATCGTGACGTCCTTCGACGAGGAGCTCAGCCGGCTGAGCGACCTTCTCAGCCGCATGGGCGGTCTCGCCGAATCCCAGCTCGAGAATTCCATCGAGGCCCTGCAAAAACGCGATTCCTCGCTAGCAGAATCGGCCATCGAGAATGATCGCCGGATCGATCAACTCCATGTGGAAGTCGATGAGCTGGCCATTCGGCTCCTGGCCCTGCGCCAGCCCATGGCGACCGATCTGCGCCACATCGTGACCGCGCTGAAGGTCGCGCCCATTGTCGAGCGGATCGGCGACTATTCGAAGAATGTGGCCAAGCGCACCATCGCGCTCAATCAGATGCCGCCGGTCAAACCGCTTTTCACCATCCCGCGCATGGGTCGCCTGGTGCGCGAGATGATCAAGGACGTGCTTGACGCCTTCTCGAACAATGACGTCGCGATGGCGCGCGAGGTCTGGGTCCGGGACAAGGAAGTCGACGATATGTACGACAGCCTGTTCCGCGAACTTCTCACCTACATGATGGAGGATGCGCGCAACATCACGGCATGCACCCACCTGCTGTTCGTGGCACGCAACATCGAGCGGATCGGCGACCTGGCAACGAACATAGCCGAACTGATCCATTACCAGGTCGAAGGCCGCGCGCTCGATGAGGATCGCCCGAAGGCGGACGAGGCGAGCGTGACCGTCGTCGAGCCCAGCTGA
- the phoB gene encoding phosphate regulon transcriptional regulator PhoB, with translation MNNLQPSVLIVEDEPPLVELLSYNLEKAGFQAQIARDGDEAMLAVEEHKPDLVLLDWMLPYVSGIEICRRIRRNPETRDLPIIILTARGEEDDRIRGLDAGADDYVVKPFSPSELIARVRAVLRRTRPAFDKDQLTYGDIAMDLTTHRVSRADAPVDLGPTEFRLLRFMMEHPGRVFSREQLLDSVWGHDAYIEPRTVDVHIRRLRKAMNLPGTDDLIRTVRSAGYALDLKNEYA, from the coding sequence GTGAACAACCTGCAACCCAGCGTCCTGATTGTCGAAGACGAGCCGCCGCTCGTCGAGCTTCTCTCCTACAATCTGGAGAAGGCCGGTTTCCAGGCACAAATCGCCCGTGACGGCGACGAAGCCATGCTGGCGGTCGAGGAACACAAACCCGACCTGGTGCTGCTCGACTGGATGCTGCCCTATGTGTCGGGCATCGAGATTTGTCGCCGCATCCGGCGCAACCCCGAAACCCGCGACCTGCCGATCATCATTCTCACCGCGCGCGGCGAGGAAGACGACCGCATTCGCGGGCTCGACGCCGGGGCCGACGATTATGTGGTCAAACCCTTCTCGCCGAGCGAGCTGATCGCACGCGTGCGCGCCGTCCTGCGCCGCACCCGGCCGGCCTTCGACAAGGATCAGCTGACCTATGGCGACATCGCCATGGACCTGACGACCCACCGGGTCAGCCGCGCCGATGCGCCGGTTGATCTGGGGCCCACGGAATTCCGGCTGCTGCGGTTCATGATGGAGCATCCCGGCCGCGTCTTCTCGCGCGAGCAGTTGCTCGATTCGGTCTGGGGCCACGACGCCTATATCGAGCCGCGCACGGTCGATGTGCATATCCGGCGACTGCGCAAGGCGATGAACCTGCCCGGCACGGATGACCTGATCCGGACGGTGCGGTCCGCGGGCTACGCCCTCGATCTCAAGAACGAATACGCCTAG
- the ald gene encoding alanine dehydrogenase has protein sequence MLIGVPREIKNREYRVGLTPASVRDLVHHGHQVMVESAAGLGANFADEDYMAAGAQIAPDAAAVFGAAEMIVKVKEPQHEEFGLLREGQILFTYLHLAAERDVTQALIDAGAVAIAYETVTDRHGGLPLLAPMSEVAGRMSIQVGAHYLEKEAGGRGVLMGGVPGVEAADVLVIGGGVSGTNAVRMAMGMEAKVTVLDRSLDRLRELDMQFGPTLNTIYSTVDAVERFALNADLVIGAVLVPGAAAPKLLTADTVRGMRRGAVVVDIAIDQGGCFETSRPTTHDAPTYIVDEVVHYCVTNMPAAVARSSTAALNNATLPYVLALADKGFSRALRDDAGLRGGLSVASGAVTHRAVADALALPLTDAEEILV, from the coding sequence ATGCTGATCGGCGTGCCGCGTGAAATCAAGAATCGTGAGTACCGGGTGGGCCTGACGCCGGCGTCGGTGCGTGACCTGGTGCATCACGGGCATCAGGTGATGGTTGAGTCCGCAGCGGGGCTGGGTGCGAACTTCGCCGACGAAGACTATATGGCGGCGGGGGCGCAGATCGCGCCGGACGCGGCCGCGGTGTTCGGCGCGGCGGAGATGATCGTCAAGGTGAAGGAACCCCAGCATGAGGAATTCGGCCTGCTGCGTGAGGGCCAGATCCTGTTCACCTACCTGCACCTCGCCGCCGAGCGAGACGTAACCCAGGCCCTGATCGACGCGGGCGCGGTGGCCATCGCCTATGAAACGGTGACAGACCGGCATGGCGGGCTGCCGCTGCTGGCGCCGATGAGCGAGGTGGCCGGCCGCATGTCGATCCAGGTCGGCGCGCATTATCTCGAAAAGGAAGCGGGCGGACGTGGGGTCTTGATGGGCGGTGTACCCGGTGTCGAGGCAGCCGATGTGCTGGTCATCGGCGGCGGCGTATCGGGCACCAACGCGGTGCGCATGGCGATGGGCATGGAGGCGAAGGTGACGGTGCTCGACCGGTCCCTCGACCGGTTGCGCGAACTCGACATGCAGTTCGGCCCCACCCTCAACACGATCTATTCGACGGTCGATGCGGTCGAGCGCTTCGCGCTGAATGCCGACCTGGTGATCGGTGCGGTCCTGGTGCCGGGAGCCGCGGCGCCGAAGCTGCTGACGGCCGACACGGTGCGGGGTATGCGCCGGGGCGCGGTCGTCGTCGATATCGCGATCGACCAGGGCGGTTGTTTCGAGACCTCGCGGCCCACCACCCATGACGCGCCGACCTATATCGTGGATGAGGTGGTGCATTACTGCGTGACGAATATGCCCGCCGCGGTGGCGCGTTCGTCGACGGCGGCGTTGAACAACGCGACCCTGCCCTATGTGCTGGCGCTGGCGGACAAGGGGTTCTCCCGGGCGCTGCGCGACGATGCGGGACTTCGCGGCGGCCTGAGCGTGGCAAGTGGGGCGGTGACCCATCGTGCCGTCGCCGACGCGCTGGCCCTGCCGCTCACCGATGCGGAAGAGATTCTTGTCTAG